The Ochrobactrum quorumnocens genome has a segment encoding these proteins:
- a CDS encoding Ig-like domain-containing protein — protein sequence MKAVVFPKAEIGASRNFDGNRIRLETPSVVQVQIGPEEVARFERDGNNLLLILEDGSVVVIENFFATTGDGRNDLVFEDGNDVSWWAQYGETWTGFDIAEINSTAAAAPLPMALLAGIGLAAGGAAIALGSGGGSDDGPSNRAPVVSADPVETAEDSAFKGVITAKDADGDKLTFELSGEGPKHGNVTVNPDGTYTYTPHADYNGPDSFDVSVSDGHGGKTIVTVSITVTPVVDIAPDEAVTHAGEPVTTAVLSNDTFKDPDARISAVTPGAHGSVVVNPDGTITYTPKPGFVGTDTYTYTVSSGGTQETTTVTVTVTNQPPVTEPESVTAPEDTPVTGNLLGNDSDPNGDAISITGFEINGSIYLPGEKVTIADLGVLVINADGTYSFEPAANWNGKVPTVTYTVSDGNDGGSTTSTLDIEITPVDDAPEVVGTIVDHANVDADVITPIDVSDFFKDVDGDTLTYSATGLPKGLTLDPNTGIISGTIDPSASQDGVGGAHSVTITASDGTTSVDQIFTWTVSNPAPVANDDAVSTNEDTSVSGNVLLDSPAGDVADSDPDGDALVVTQFVINGATYDAGESATIAGVGTFTLDSTGAYTFTPDANWNGPVPTITYTISDQEGGTDTANLTITVDPVNDAPVIAGDDQSGLVIEAGHLDDNTSVPGIPVTTGSFDASDVDGDTLSWSVLGTPDQTYGTFTIDAVTGAWSYTLDNSLSATQALNEGDQVELSFDVQVSDGQGGTETRTVVITINGTNDAPVANADTGSVSEAGVQDGGNDPISGTATATGNVLTNDTDVDEGEKATLAVNEVKFGDTVGMVGSSIQGTYGTLTLNSDGSYTYELDNTSTQTQSLKQGEQVTETFTYTAVDVNGATSSSTLTITVTGANDRPEITSGTVEASGEVTEQGTANPEQKNVVSGTLTASDVDKDATLTWSVVATDGTYGTIGIDAKTGQWTYTLDNSRAATQALNDGEKRTETFTARVTDEHGASRDEVITVIVNGSNDDLKGLGNETLNVLEDGVVKGSLQDFVSDVDNDIILTGFSVDANGDGIQETFNPGQSVELKNGNDVLGTLIIGEDGNYSFTPAPNYGGNVPTVTYTMAESGGGKSVTQTLDFTITKVADAPELEANKNANTDEDTAVSLGLKTPGITDTGTGTVNGDNPERLGEITLTISGAGADGVTLSTGGKTLTPFDGKITIVLSDVPHVSDTPAADEARGIYYLTAAEYAALVANPRAESGNNFIITVSATSYEVDAGGGKIAGVAGASSTQVINVDVQAVTDGAELKSDVTTLTFAEDGKIDLSSHLTATLTSTDANAGSDTDGSERYSYTVSGLPSGSIVTINGTNYTVGANGSVTSPETSTFTSAPTVSITPPRNFSGDIKDVVITLNTRDTDSDSTGIPATVSSSVTIDLRVTPVAGDVTATDSITAEDTAVHFLAGVAVTDKGTVAGSEVINAVSFEVPAGWTVQTPATSPGWSYVLSGNTATITFDGSLSQGDREAILDAFTITPPAHSSLDATIKLSITSTDTNGSDSDTKTVDLDMKITVTPVAERTDADSDGNGQNDVTMNGDYAYAVAGQEDAWFALGSNYTGSSNTSGGFAGLQSAWSNADPDEFTYAVLTPSLSSDTPSDTVIGTEFRYSTDGGVTWQTQSYVGEPIWVPSAYLNTLQVKLPADVSGTLTIGVQAGTVDYDDDRDVSTFPLDPPHESADGVNVTVSGDATLTLIKFEPVADEVTMALNGRATGLEDTAIPLSIKTTSSDDSETFNVTISGIPDGAVITYNGEKLTVSGGAVTIVGFNNSLPMTITPPLNSNDDFKLTVSAVSVDGASTSAPVSRTIDIAVTGVADNAVITLPNVGYTTTEAALDAGGHKVQLSNIITEVASPDTDGSEVTTLRITGLAENFSLTGATMVVSGTGTERVWMVSASDISKVSIVAPENFSGTVELKVAGVTTENDGDSRTGPLTDISFTITPSPEALITSTATLIEDEISLLNLAIIPQNGDTDETLGRILIPVDYDTSKFTLYVGGTPILAANLETTEIEGKTYYIVPSDQIDSLGAKGVANLDGDLGKLDFLYEVIDPSTDGTLAQVTELKNGTLTIDALPVTDPVDASITAITMTSATGTSSDDVASDDAEPDTATVTTSGTVTVNLHVNSADTDGSEHLVRVVIDGVPDGVTVNGASQIGAGSWLLIYDGADARSIGTGGIDLPVEFVVGKGASNSTSGITMTVLAQDEGQNANSPAKIETDSVKWNLTVNLGDGQPYPAPVIDEWRYNGVEGTEDTAFTLDGVIDAKVTTSDPNVAYSYTVTLTNLAPGTIVDGMTFTTINGVPTWTATVVVSANGDSQAALDGMLAGITITPPHNSNDNNADFNFDAKLTAAAVGGTSTQAQTEADMPIVPVTDEATVTITATDVAEGETSISATISAIDVADGTFGAIVDGKLYVQVSTNGNDNGTLTDSAGRTLTLTDISGIAGLPDGKYYVVEIGTAGGSAELTYTAADGSVLQPGDVTFNAWVQTKEIGAANTEAASASGTAEVLIVNNGVTAETQPVTGKESGSSDKTNAIELTDLTVALKDNDGSEAIKSILLSGVPVGFLLYVGSSAGDATVASQASNAGGDGSTNTWVISSDGTMPAYVAILPAPHWSGTLTDLSLVVESGEASLPTTRIDTVPLEPLSVEAVADGIAIDPTLSFGKEGRIISLNLNAAMVDAVQSVAGVADASIETTTLKLTGLGAHAAFYIGAALIDENNDTISIAYDQLTNSYTITGLSQDNLDKLGVVQSASALSDQDASTAGTQIRIEAWTVESATAAESAHVSDTLTLAMTPTTATTGDDTFIWSGSNINGRAGSDTVALRFGEDLSGDDLHQHLKNIEIIDIGIHGTNAITDLTPDDVQTITDANNILTIKGTAEDMLSLSGHWVLQSDGSYTGTGESGTTVTLKIDGVTVESQEDAVASGSDHSSLISFAMAQDGDSFGLSSIDIQMRTTPVVEKQAALSIHEVLSSDAGHEAISAILPDEHATKPFSSDMGEKASDFVDLSSPLPALSLEDELRSGVHYEV from the coding sequence ATGAAAGCAGTCGTGTTTCCTAAAGCCGAGATTGGAGCTTCCCGGAACTTTGATGGAAACCGCATACGGCTTGAGACGCCAAGTGTTGTGCAGGTCCAAATCGGACCCGAGGAAGTGGCGCGCTTTGAGCGCGACGGAAACAACCTCCTCCTCATTCTGGAAGATGGTTCAGTCGTTGTCATCGAGAACTTCTTCGCCACAACCGGTGACGGTCGTAATGATCTGGTATTTGAAGACGGAAACGACGTTAGCTGGTGGGCGCAATATGGTGAAACCTGGACTGGCTTCGATATTGCCGAAATCAATTCAACCGCCGCAGCGGCACCTTTGCCGATGGCACTTCTAGCAGGCATTGGATTGGCTGCAGGCGGGGCGGCAATCGCTCTTGGCTCTGGCGGCGGCAGTGATGATGGCCCTTCCAACAGGGCGCCTGTTGTTTCCGCTGACCCAGTTGAGACTGCGGAGGATAGTGCCTTCAAAGGCGTGATTACCGCAAAAGACGCGGATGGCGACAAACTAACTTTTGAACTTAGCGGCGAGGGTCCTAAGCACGGGAATGTCACGGTTAATCCAGACGGAACCTATACCTACACACCTCATGCCGACTATAACGGTCCAGACAGCTTCGATGTCAGTGTATCTGACGGTCATGGCGGGAAAACGATTGTTACCGTTTCCATCACCGTGACCCCGGTCGTTGATATTGCTCCCGATGAAGCTGTGACCCATGCCGGTGAGCCTGTCACCACTGCTGTACTTTCCAACGATACTTTCAAGGATCCAGACGCTCGCATTAGTGCGGTTACCCCGGGCGCACATGGATCTGTGGTCGTTAATCCGGATGGAACGATAACTTATACACCAAAACCCGGTTTTGTCGGAACTGACACCTACACCTATACGGTTTCAAGCGGTGGCACCCAAGAGACAACGACTGTCACTGTTACCGTGACCAATCAGCCTCCGGTCACGGAGCCGGAATCCGTCACTGCCCCTGAAGATACACCGGTGACCGGTAATCTGCTCGGCAATGATAGCGATCCGAACGGCGATGCGATCTCCATCACCGGCTTCGAGATCAACGGTTCGATTTATCTTCCTGGCGAGAAAGTTACGATTGCTGACCTTGGCGTGCTTGTGATCAATGCTGATGGCACATATTCCTTTGAACCAGCTGCCAACTGGAACGGGAAGGTTCCGACTGTGACCTACACTGTCAGTGACGGAAACGATGGCGGCTCGACGACAAGCACTCTCGATATAGAAATCACACCCGTCGATGACGCGCCGGAGGTCGTTGGCACGATTGTCGATCACGCGAATGTTGACGCCGACGTTATCACCCCGATCGATGTAAGCGATTTCTTCAAGGACGTTGATGGCGACACGCTCACTTATAGCGCCACGGGTCTGCCTAAGGGCCTGACGCTTGATCCGAATACGGGCATTATCAGCGGAACCATTGATCCATCCGCCAGCCAAGACGGTGTGGGCGGTGCGCATAGTGTGACGATCACAGCAAGTGATGGCACAACCAGCGTTGATCAGATCTTCACATGGACTGTTTCCAATCCTGCTCCGGTTGCCAATGACGATGCAGTAAGCACAAACGAAGATACATCTGTCAGCGGCAATGTGTTGCTTGATAGCCCAGCAGGCGATGTGGCTGACAGCGATCCAGACGGTGATGCACTTGTCGTCACGCAGTTTGTTATCAATGGCGCCACCTACGACGCTGGCGAGAGTGCGACAATTGCGGGCGTTGGCACGTTTACGCTCGACAGCACCGGTGCTTACACCTTTACGCCGGATGCAAACTGGAACGGCCCGGTTCCAACGATCACCTATACGATTAGCGATCAGGAAGGTGGCACGGATACCGCAAATCTCACCATCACCGTAGATCCAGTCAATGATGCGCCAGTGATTGCTGGTGACGACCAGTCTGGCTTGGTTATTGAGGCGGGTCATCTTGATGACAACACATCAGTTCCTGGCATTCCGGTCACGACCGGAAGTTTTGACGCCTCCGATGTCGATGGCGATACGCTTAGCTGGAGCGTGCTGGGCACTCCTGATCAAACCTACGGCACCTTTACCATTGATGCTGTAACCGGAGCTTGGTCTTATACGCTCGACAATTCGCTGAGTGCTACTCAGGCGTTGAACGAAGGCGATCAGGTCGAGCTGAGCTTCGACGTCCAGGTGAGCGATGGGCAGGGCGGAACCGAAACCCGAACAGTCGTCATTACAATTAACGGTACCAATGATGCACCGGTCGCAAATGCCGACACTGGATCAGTTTCGGAAGCGGGCGTTCAGGACGGTGGTAATGATCCGATTAGCGGAACGGCCACAGCAACCGGCAATGTTTTGACGAATGACACTGATGTTGATGAGGGAGAAAAGGCCACGCTGGCCGTAAATGAAGTCAAATTCGGCGACACAGTCGGCATGGTTGGTTCAAGCATTCAAGGAACCTATGGTACGCTCACGCTCAATAGCGATGGCAGCTATACCTACGAACTTGACAACACCTCGACACAAACTCAGTCTCTGAAGCAGGGCGAGCAGGTAACCGAGACCTTCACCTATACCGCGGTCGATGTTAACGGTGCGACAAGCAGCAGTACCTTGACCATCACAGTCACTGGCGCAAATGATCGTCCGGAAATCACCTCCGGAACGGTTGAAGCAAGCGGCGAAGTGACCGAGCAAGGAACAGCTAATCCTGAACAAAAGAATGTCGTGAGCGGAACGCTAACAGCATCCGATGTTGACAAGGATGCGACACTGACGTGGAGCGTGGTTGCAACTGACGGAACATACGGCACAATCGGAATTGATGCAAAAACAGGTCAGTGGACCTATACGCTCGATAATAGTCGAGCCGCCACGCAGGCCCTGAATGATGGTGAAAAGAGAACAGAAACGTTCACCGCGCGCGTGACCGACGAACACGGGGCCTCTCGCGACGAGGTCATTACCGTTATTGTCAATGGAAGCAACGACGACCTCAAAGGCCTTGGCAATGAAACGTTAAATGTCCTTGAGGACGGTGTTGTCAAAGGCTCGCTGCAAGATTTCGTTTCTGATGTTGATAACGACATCATTTTGACCGGCTTTTCGGTGGATGCGAATGGCGACGGTATCCAAGAGACGTTTAACCCGGGCCAATCGGTTGAACTGAAAAATGGCAATGATGTCCTTGGTACTCTGATCATTGGAGAAGACGGGAACTATAGCTTCACGCCCGCTCCAAATTACGGCGGAAATGTCCCAACCGTAACCTACACCATGGCGGAAAGTGGCGGAGGCAAGTCGGTCACGCAGACACTCGACTTCACGATCACCAAGGTAGCCGACGCCCCTGAACTCGAGGCAAACAAAAACGCTAATACTGACGAAGATACTGCGGTTTCGCTGGGTCTGAAGACACCTGGTATCACTGATACCGGCACAGGCACTGTCAACGGTGACAATCCAGAGCGTCTAGGTGAAATCACCCTGACAATCAGCGGCGCAGGCGCCGATGGCGTAACGCTTTCCACGGGTGGGAAAACACTGACGCCATTCGATGGCAAAATCACGATTGTCTTGTCTGATGTGCCTCACGTGAGCGATACGCCTGCTGCTGACGAAGCCCGAGGGATCTATTATCTCACTGCGGCCGAGTATGCAGCATTGGTGGCAAATCCGCGCGCCGAAAGCGGTAATAATTTTATCATAACCGTTAGCGCGACCAGTTACGAAGTCGATGCCGGCGGCGGCAAGATCGCGGGCGTAGCGGGAGCCTCGAGCACGCAGGTCATCAATGTTGATGTTCAGGCAGTAACCGATGGGGCGGAGCTTAAGAGTGATGTCACCACGCTTACTTTTGCTGAGGATGGCAAAATCGATTTGTCGAGCCATCTCACAGCGACTTTAACAAGTACCGATGCTAATGCTGGCAGCGACACCGACGGCAGTGAACGTTATTCTTACACTGTCAGTGGCTTGCCTTCGGGATCGATCGTAACCATCAATGGAACGAATTACACAGTTGGCGCGAACGGCTCTGTCACTTCGCCTGAAACCAGCACGTTCACGTCGGCACCTACTGTTTCCATCACGCCACCGCGGAATTTCAGCGGCGATATTAAGGATGTGGTTATCACGCTCAATACCCGTGACACGGACAGTGATTCGACAGGTATTCCGGCGACAGTATCGAGCAGCGTGACAATCGATCTGCGCGTTACCCCCGTTGCTGGTGACGTCACTGCGACCGACAGTATAACAGCGGAAGATACGGCTGTTCACTTCCTTGCAGGTGTGGCGGTCACTGATAAGGGTACTGTAGCTGGCTCCGAGGTCATCAACGCAGTGTCTTTTGAAGTCCCTGCCGGTTGGACCGTCCAGACGCCTGCAACATCGCCAGGCTGGAGTTATGTTCTTTCTGGTAACACAGCAACGATCACCTTTGATGGTTCATTGAGCCAAGGTGACAGAGAAGCTATTCTTGATGCCTTTACGATCACGCCGCCAGCTCATAGCAGCCTGGATGCCACGATCAAACTGTCCATCACCAGCACCGATACCAATGGTTCGGACAGCGATACGAAAACGGTTGATCTCGACATGAAAATCACCGTTACCCCTGTGGCCGAGCGAACCGACGCCGACAGTGATGGGAATGGACAAAACGACGTCACGATGAATGGCGATTACGCCTATGCTGTTGCAGGTCAGGAGGATGCCTGGTTTGCGCTTGGGAGCAACTACACGGGTAGCTCGAACACAAGTGGCGGCTTCGCGGGACTGCAGTCAGCTTGGTCGAATGCAGATCCGGATGAGTTCACCTATGCCGTTTTGACGCCATCGCTTTCGTCTGACACGCCAAGTGATACAGTGATTGGCACTGAATTCCGTTATTCAACAGATGGTGGTGTTACCTGGCAGACGCAGAGCTATGTCGGTGAACCAATCTGGGTACCTTCAGCCTATCTCAATACGCTGCAGGTTAAGCTTCCGGCTGATGTTTCAGGCACTCTGACAATTGGAGTGCAGGCGGGGACGGTTGACTATGATGACGATCGCGACGTCTCGACATTCCCGCTCGATCCTCCGCATGAAAGCGCAGACGGCGTCAATGTAACCGTCAGCGGTGATGCCACGCTTACGTTGATCAAGTTTGAACCGGTTGCAGATGAAGTGACCATGGCGCTCAATGGTCGCGCCACGGGTCTTGAAGATACGGCAATCCCGCTCTCGATCAAAACCACGAGTTCGGATGATTCTGAGACCTTCAACGTGACCATTTCGGGAATTCCTGATGGAGCTGTAATCACCTATAACGGCGAGAAGCTCACTGTCAGTGGCGGTGCGGTTACGATCGTTGGCTTCAACAATAGCTTGCCAATGACCATCACGCCGCCGCTCAACAGCAACGATGATTTCAAATTGACTGTCAGCGCAGTTTCAGTCGACGGTGCGTCGACGTCGGCGCCTGTTTCCCGCACGATTGATATAGCGGTTACCGGTGTCGCTGATAATGCCGTAATCACGCTGCCAAATGTTGGCTATACCACGACAGAGGCAGCACTTGATGCAGGTGGCCACAAAGTTCAACTATCCAACATCATCACCGAGGTGGCATCCCCTGATACAGACGGATCGGAAGTCACCACGCTTCGCATTACCGGCCTTGCCGAGAATTTCTCGCTGACCGGAGCGACAATGGTTGTTTCGGGTACCGGAACCGAACGGGTCTGGATGGTTTCTGCAAGCGACATTTCAAAGGTGTCCATTGTCGCGCCGGAGAATTTTAGCGGGACGGTGGAACTAAAGGTTGCTGGTGTCACGACCGAAAACGATGGCGATTCTCGTACGGGACCTCTGACGGATATCAGCTTCACAATAACCCCTTCGCCAGAGGCGCTGATCACATCAACTGCCACCCTTATCGAGGATGAAATCTCCCTGCTCAATCTGGCAATCATTCCGCAAAACGGTGATACAGACGAGACATTGGGCCGAATTCTTATTCCGGTTGATTACGACACGAGTAAATTTACGCTCTATGTCGGTGGAACACCGATTTTAGCAGCAAACCTTGAAACGACTGAAATCGAAGGGAAAACCTACTATATTGTCCCTTCGGATCAGATAGATAGTCTGGGCGCGAAGGGCGTCGCCAATCTTGACGGTGACCTTGGCAAGTTGGATTTCCTATATGAAGTGATTGATCCATCCACTGATGGAACTCTGGCTCAAGTGACTGAATTGAAGAATGGCACGCTTACGATTGATGCGCTGCCGGTAACCGATCCCGTCGACGCATCGATTACCGCGATCACCATGACTTCTGCCACCGGCACAAGCTCTGATGATGTTGCCAGTGATGATGCAGAACCAGATACTGCAACCGTCACTACCAGCGGAACGGTAACTGTAAACCTGCATGTGAATTCAGCCGATACAGATGGCAGCGAGCATCTGGTCCGTGTGGTTATCGATGGCGTTCCTGACGGTGTCACCGTCAACGGCGCTTCTCAGATCGGTGCAGGTTCGTGGCTGCTTATCTATGATGGTGCGGATGCACGGTCGATTGGCACTGGCGGTATCGATCTCCCGGTTGAGTTCGTTGTCGGCAAGGGCGCGTCTAACAGCACATCGGGCATCACAATGACTGTGCTTGCACAGGACGAGGGCCAGAACGCCAATTCGCCTGCCAAGATCGAAACGGATTCAGTCAAATGGAATCTCACGGTCAATCTGGGCGACGGCCAACCTTACCCGGCACCAGTTATTGACGAATGGCGTTACAATGGTGTGGAAGGCACAGAAGACACTGCCTTTACCCTTGATGGCGTTATTGATGCAAAAGTCACAACCAGCGACCCAAATGTGGCTTATAGTTACACCGTCACGCTCACCAATCTGGCACCCGGCACTATCGTCGACGGCATGACCTTCACCACCATCAACGGCGTGCCGACCTGGACTGCAACCGTCGTTGTGTCTGCGAACGGCGATAGTCAAGCTGCGCTTGATGGAATGCTGGCTGGCATCACCATCACCCCGCCCCACAACAGCAATGACAATAACGCCGATTTCAATTTTGATGCCAAGTTGACGGCTGCAGCGGTCGGTGGGACCAGCACCCAAGCGCAAACAGAGGCAGACATGCCGATCGTTCCGGTGACTGACGAAGCGACGGTTACAATTACCGCCACTGACGTCGCAGAAGGCGAAACCAGCATCAGCGCAACGATTTCGGCTATCGATGTGGCAGACGGCACGTTTGGAGCGATCGTTGACGGCAAGCTTTATGTTCAGGTTTCCACCAACGGAAACGACAATGGTACGCTTACCGATAGCGCAGGTCGAACGCTGACACTCACCGACATCAGCGGTATTGCAGGTCTGCCAGACGGCAAATATTATGTCGTCGAGATAGGCACGGCAGGCGGTTCAGCCGAACTCACCTATACTGCTGCCGACGGATCCGTGCTCCAGCCCGGCGACGTTACGTTCAATGCCTGGGTACAGACGAAGGAAATCGGTGCAGCCAATACGGAAGCCGCTTCGGCTTCCGGCACCGCTGAAGTCTTGATCGTCAACAATGGTGTCACGGCGGAAACTCAGCCTGTCACCGGCAAGGAGAGTGGTTCTTCAGATAAGACGAACGCAATCGAGTTGACTGATCTCACGGTTGCTCTCAAAGACAATGACGGCTCGGAAGCGATCAAGTCCATTCTATTATCGGGTGTTCCGGTCGGCTTCCTACTCTATGTCGGTTCGAGTGCCGGGGATGCTACTGTCGCTTCACAGGCTTCGAACGCCGGTGGCGATGGCAGCACCAATACTTGGGTTATTTCCTCTGACGGAACAATGCCCGCTTATGTAGCAATACTACCCGCCCCGCATTGGAGCGGTACGCTTACGGATCTGTCTCTGGTGGTGGAATCGGGTGAGGCTAGCCTGCCGACGACCCGCATCGATACAGTCCCGCTTGAACCGTTGAGCGTTGAAGCGGTCGCCGACGGAATAGCAATTGATCCAACTTTGTCGTTTGGCAAGGAAGGTCGCATCATCAGTTTGAACCTGAATGCAGCCATGGTTGATGCGGTCCAGTCGGTCGCAGGCGTTGCGGATGCGAGCATCGAAACCACAACGTTGAAATTGACCGGGCTCGGCGCGCACGCGGCCTTTTATATCGGCGCCGCGCTTATCGACGAAAATAACGACACGATATCGATTGCTTATGATCAGCTCACCAATTCCTATACGATCACCGGCTTGTCGCAGGACAATCTCGATAAGCTAGGTGTCGTTCAGTCAGCATCTGCGCTTTCCGATCAGGACGCGTCGACGGCAGGCACTCAGATTCGGATCGAGGCATGGACGGTTGAAAGTGCAACAGCTGCGGAATCGGCACATGTAAGCGATACGCTGACGCTTGCGATGACGCCAACAACAGCCACAACAGGTGACGACACCTTTATCTGGAGTGGCTCCAACATCAACGGCCGAGCCGGTTCCGACACGGTCGCTCTGCGCTTTGGCGAAGATCTCAGTGGCGATGACCTCCATCAGCACCTCAAGAATATCGAGATCATTGATATAGGAATTCACGGGACGAACGCAATCACAGATCTGACCCCCGATGATGTTCAGACGATAACCGATGCGAACAATATCCTAACCATCAAAGGTACTGCGGAGGATATGCTATCGCTTTCTGGCCACTGGGTGCTGCAATCAGACGGATCCTACACTGGAACCGGCGAAAGCGGTACGACGGTCACCCTGAAGATTGATGGCGTGACAGTTGAAAGTCAGGAGGATGCCGTCGCATCGGGTTCTGACCATTCGAGCCTTATCTCCTTTGCAATGGCACAAGACGGCGATAGCTTCGGTCTGTCGTCAATTGATATTCAGATGCGCACAACGCCTGTGGTCGAGAAACAAGCTGCACTTTCAATCCATGAAGTGCTGTCATCTGATGCTGGGCACGAAGCGATTTCGGCCATCCTGCCTGACGAACACGCTACCAAGCCATTTTCTTCAGATATGGGTGAAAAAGCTTCGGATTTCGTAGATCTCAGCAGTCCGTTGCCGGCACTCTCGCTTGAAGACGAACTTCGCTCGGGCGTTCACTACGAGGTCTGA
- a CDS encoding type I secretion system permease/ATPase, with protein sequence MRVATHYGMAISVERIKLDMAWSTDEGRLATLARSVSLSIRQIDEGAAALSALRLPLLVEFRGGEVGVIERETSEGFGVVLAGDKGLMTPLSSEQLAARMKRLFVLRPVSSRPDRRIDDYIAPWRPDWLRSIALADLKPYRAVMVASLVTNVLALAGTIFSMQVYDRVVPGQSMSTLWVLFIGVMMAILFGMGVRTARNRITDIAGKAADLRISDRVFGHALRIRNTARPRSTGTFIAQIRELEHVREMLTSTTVAAIADIPFFLLFCVLFFYIAGSLVWIPLLAMVLLVVPGLLAQKRLRRLAETNTRESSLRSAMLVEAIQGLDDIKSMQAETRFQNLWNHYNETTSGSSMELRDLVNRLSSFAQMVQGGVFAVVIFFGAPLVMAGELSTGVLVAASMLSSRMLAPLASVTQILNRWQQAQVARKALDGLMALPVDAPLEEQRIHKPTISGAFRIKDAVFGHNPESPVLKINQLTIAPGERIAILGRNGAGKSTLLSGLAGLLEPIEGQIRVDDIVMGLIDPTDVRRDIGVMGQGARLFHGTLRDNLTLGAPMATDEDVLETLEKMGLVDFINRLPEGLDHLVQEGGLGLSGGQKQGLLLARLLLRKPRVLLLDEPTASFDEVSEAAVIHVLGQLGRNISVIVATHRPAMLRIVDRLIVVNNGVIAMDGPKDQVLNQLRSGKAAA encoded by the coding sequence ATGCGCGTCGCAACGCATTACGGCATGGCCATCTCGGTTGAGCGCATCAAACTTGATATGGCCTGGTCCACAGACGAGGGCCGGTTGGCTACACTTGCGCGCTCGGTTAGTCTGTCGATCCGCCAGATTGATGAAGGAGCAGCGGCTCTTTCCGCGCTCCGGCTGCCGCTTCTCGTTGAGTTCCGCGGCGGCGAAGTGGGGGTGATTGAACGCGAAACCTCTGAAGGGTTCGGGGTGGTCCTGGCCGGTGACAAGGGATTGATGACACCTTTGTCGAGCGAGCAGTTGGCTGCTCGCATGAAACGGCTGTTTGTGCTCCGACCTGTTTCATCGCGCCCCGACCGGCGGATCGATGACTATATTGCCCCTTGGCGTCCAGACTGGTTGCGCAGTATTGCTCTGGCAGACCTTAAGCCTTACCGCGCGGTCATGGTCGCTTCACTCGTGACCAACGTGCTGGCGCTGGCTGGCACGATTTTTTCGATGCAAGTCTATGACCGAGTCGTGCCCGGGCAATCTATGAGCACGCTCTGGGTTTTGTTCATCGGCGTTATGATGGCGATCCTGTTTGGGATGGGTGTGCGTACCGCCCGAAACCGTATTACCGATATAGCGGGCAAAGCGGCTGATCTGCGGATATCGGACCGGGTGTTCGGTCACGCACTTCGTATTCGCAATACCGCGCGGCCACGCTCCACCGGCACGTTTATAGCGCAAATCCGCGAGCTCGAACATGTGCGCGAGATGCTGACCTCCACCACTGTGGCAGCGATTGCAGATATTCCATTTTTCCTGCTGTTTTGCGTGTTGTTTTTTTACATTGCCGGTTCCTTGGTCTGGATACCTCTTTTGGCGATGGTTCTGCTGGTGGTACCGGGACTGCTGGCGCAAAAACGCCTTCGCCGACTGGCCGAAACAAATACCCGAGAGTCTTCGCTGCGCAGCGCGATGCTGGTTGAAGCCATCCAAGGGCTTGATGATATCAAGTCGATGCAGGCCGAAACGCGGTTCCAGAACCTGTGGAACCATTACAACGAGACCACGTCTGGCTCATCAATGGAGCTGCGCGATCTTGTGAACAGGCTATCGTCGTTTGCGCAGATGGTTCAAGGAGGAGTGTTTGCGGTCGTCATCTTTTTCGGCGCCCCCTTGGTCATGGCAGGTGAACTAAGCACCGGTGTGCTCGTCGCAGCCTCTATGCTGTCCTCAAGGATGCTCGCTCCACTGGCGTCAGTCACCCAAATCCTCAATCGTTGGCAACAGGCGCAGGTCGCGCGCAAGGCGCTTGACGGCCTGATGGCTCTTCCCGTGGATGCGCCTTTAGAGGAGCAGCGGATTCACAAGCCGACCATCAGCGGTGCATTTCGGATCAAGGATGCAGTATTCGGGCATAACCCCGAATCTCCCGTTCTTAAAATTAATCAGCTTACAATAGCGCCCGGCGAACGCATTGCTATTTTAGGGCGAAACGGGGCGGGCAAATCCACACTCCTTTCTGGTCTTGCAGGTCTTCTTGAGCCAATCGAAGGGCAGATACGCGTTGACGATATCGTTATGGGTCTCATTGATCCGACAGACGTCAGGCGTGACATCGGCGTAATGGGACAGGGTGCCCGGCTGTTTCACGGGACGTTGCGCGACAATCTCACTCTCGGCGCGCCTATGGCAACCGACGAGGATGTGTTGGAAACGCTCGAGAAAATGGGACTGGTGGATTTTATCAATCGGTTGCCAGAAGGTTTGGATCATCTGGTGCAAGAAGGTGGGCTCGGCTTATCGGGTGGACAAAAGCAAGGGCTTTTGCTTGCGCGGCTCCTCCTTAGAAAGCCACGTGTTTTACTGCTCGACGAACCAACAGCCTCCTTCGATGAAGTTTCAGAGGCAGCTGTCATTCATGTGCTTGGGCAACTTGGACGCAACATTTCGGTGATCGTTGCCACGCACCGCCCCGCCATGCTGCGGATCGTTGACCGGCTCATCGTGGTAAATAATGGTGTCATTGCGATGGACGGACCCAAAGATCAGGTTCTGAACCAATTGCGATCCGGAAAGGCCGCCGCATGA